The Xanthomonas indica sequence AAGCGCACCGCGGTGACGTTGTCCGCGCCCAGCGCGTCCACCGCCATCGCCAGCACCAGCGCCGAATCGATGCCACCGGACAGGCCAAGCCAGACCTTGGAAAAGCGATTCTTGGCGCAGTAGTCCTGCAGCCCGCGCACCACCGCGCGCCAGGCCAGCGCATCCATGCTCTCGTCGCCGTCGTCGGTCCAGCGCAGCGGCGCGAAACGGCGTGCGGCGGTGTCGTATTCCACCACCAGCCACTGGTCGGTGAAGGCGGCCGCCGCCGGATGCACGGTGCCGTCGCCGTCGGCCACCACCGAGGCGCCGTCGAACACCAGCGCGTCCTGGCCGCCGACCACGTTGAGATAGGCCAGCGCCGCGCCGCTCTCGCGGCTGCGCTCGGCCAGCAGGGCATCGCGCTGCGCATGCTTGCCGCGCTCGTAGGGCGAGGCGTTGGGCACCAGCACCAGTTCCGCGCCCGCCCGCACGGTCGCCGCCAACGGCTCCGGGAACCACAGGTCCTCGCAGATCACCAGGCCCACCGGCGTGCCCTTGACCTCGAACACGCAGTTCTCGCCGTCCGGGTCGACGTCGAAATAGCGGCGCTCGTCGAACACCGCGTAATTGGGCAGTTCGCGCTTGCGATAGGTCCGCTCGATGCGGCCGCCGCGCAGCACGCTGGCAGCGTTGTAGACCACGCTGCCGGCACTCTGCGGCCAGCCGACCACCGCGACGATGCCGTGCACCTGCGCGGCGACGCGCTGTACCGCGCGCTCGCAATCGGCCAGGAAGCCCGGCCGCAGCAGCAGGTCCTCCGGCGGATAGCCGCTGACCGCCAGTTCCGGGAACAGCACCACGTCGGCGCCGTACTCGTCGCGCGCCTCCTCGATCAACGCGATGATCCGGTCGGTGTTCTGGGCCACGGCGCCGACCGGGAAATCGAACTGGGCCATGGCGAGACGGAGGGAGGCGGACATAGGCAACCTTGCGGGAACGAAGGGAAGACACGCAGGCGCCACGCGAGCGCATCGCACCTGCCGCGGCGCCGCTGCTTCGCGTGGCGCCCTGCGCAGTGTAGCGCCGTGCCGGGTTGCGGCCGGTGATGCGCATGCCGCCACGTTGGAGTGCAGGCATGTCGCCCGGGCAAGCCACATCTTCGATGCGCACATGGCGGCAGCCACGGCGATGCCACAGGCCGCGCGCTCTGCTGCACGCCCCGAGAAAGCGGCTTAGCCAGGCACCCCGCGTCGCGACTGAAGTCGCTCCCACAGCAACATGCACGACCAACAGAAATCGCTGGCGCATGCACCGCGCGTCGCCGCCGAAGCCGCGCTCACTCCAGGGACAGCACGTGCTGACGCGCCACTGTGGGCGGGACTTCAGTCCCGACTGCAGCAATCCCGCAGCGCCGCCCCGCCACCGCCCTGTGCTTCAGCGGGCGCCAGCGCCAGACCGTGCACGCCGCCGCCGGCGCCAACGCCGCAGCAGCATCGCCAGTCCCGCACACAACCCCAGCGCGGCAGCGCCCAGCACCGCCATGCGCACGCCGACGCCGTGCTGGAACACCACGTCCCTGCCTTCGCCGTCGAGCGTATAGGCGACCACGTAATCGCCCATCGTGCCCATGCCCTCGCGCCCACCGGCGGCGATCACCACGTACTGCTTGCCGCCCACCGCATAGACCGAGGGCGTGGCCTGGCCACCGGCCGGCAGCTTGGCCTCCCACAGGGTCTTGCCGGTGGCAGTGTCGAGCGCGCGCAGGCGCGCATCGGCGGCCGCGGCGATGAAGGTCAGGCCGCTGGCCGTGGTCACCGCGCCGCCGAGCAGCGGCGTGCCCACCTCCAGCGGCAGCCACGGCAGCTTCTCTTCCAGGGTGCCGAGCGGGCGCTCCCAGGCGATCTTGCGCGTGCGCAGGTCCACCGCCACCAGCCGCCCCCACGGCGGCTTGA is a genomic window containing:
- a CDS encoding NAD+ synthase — its product is MSASLRLAMAQFDFPVGAVAQNTDRIIALIEEARDEYGADVVLFPELAVSGYPPEDLLLRPGFLADCERAVQRVAAQVHGIVAVVGWPQSAGSVVYNAASVLRGGRIERTYRKRELPNYAVFDERRYFDVDPDGENCVFEVKGTPVGLVICEDLWFPEPLAATVRAGAELVLVPNASPYERGKHAQRDALLAERSRESGAALAYLNVVGGQDALVFDGASVVADGDGTVHPAAAAFTDQWLVVEYDTAARRFAPLRWTDDGDESMDALAWRAVVRGLQDYCAKNRFSKVWLGLSGGIDSALVLAMAVDALGADNVTAVRLPSRYTADLSNDLAADQCRVLGVKLETVAIEPAFEGLLSALGPLFAGTEPDVTEENLQSRSRGVILMALANKFGGLLLTTGNKSEYAVGYATIYGDMCGGYAPLKDLYKTEVFGLAKWRNTVGGTPVIPPAVIARPPSAELRANQTDQDSLPPYDVLDGILYRYVDQEESRDEIVAAGYAAEVVDRVVRLVRISEWKRHQAAPGPKVSRRAFGRERRYPISNGYQA